One genomic segment of Mastomys coucha isolate ucsf_1 unplaced genomic scaffold, UCSF_Mcou_1 pScaffold22, whole genome shotgun sequence includes these proteins:
- the Maf gene encoding transcription factor Maf, which translates to MASELAMNNSDLPTSPLAMEYVNDFDLMKFEVKKEPVETDRIISQCGRLIAGGSLSSTPMSTPCSSVPPSPSFSAPSPGSGSEQKAHLEDYYWMTGYPQQLNPEALGFSPEDAVEALISNSHQLQGGFDGYARGAQQLAAAAGAGAGASLGGSGEEMGPAAAVVSAVIAAAAAQSGAAPHYHHHHHHAAGHHHHPTAGAPGAAGGASANASGAGGAGGGGPASAGGGGGGGGGGGTAGAGGALHPHHASGGLHFDDRFSDEQLVTMSVRELNRQLRGVSKEEVIRLKQKRRTLKNRGYAQSCRFKRVQQRHVLESEKNQLLQQVDHLKQEISRLVRERDAYKEKYEKLVSSGFRENGSSSDNPSSPEFFMYPRDSSTSVM; encoded by the coding sequence atggcttcAGAACTGGCAATGAACAATTCCGACCTGCCCACCAGTCCCCTGGCCATGGAATATGTTAATGACTTCGATCTGATGAAGTTTGAAGTGAAAAAGGAACCGGTGGAGACCGACCGCATCATCAGCCAGTGCGGCCGTCTCATCGCCGGGGGCTCGCTGTCCTCCACCCCCATGAGCACGCCCTGCAGCTCGGTGCCCCCGTCCCCCAGCTTCTCGGCGCCCAGCCCGGGCTCGGGCAGCGAACAGAAGGCGCACCTGGAAGACTACTACTGGATGACCGGCTACCCGCAGCAGCTCAACCCGGAGGCGCTGGGCTTCAGCCCGGAGGACGCGGTCGAGGCGCTCATCAGCAACAGCCACCAGCTCCAGGGTGGCTTCGATGGCTATGCGCGGGGAGCGCAGCAGCTGGCCGCGGCAGCGGGGGCCGGCGCCGGCGCCTCCCTGGGCGGCAGCGGCGAGGAGATGGGCCCCGCCGCCGCCGTGGTGTCCGCCGTGATCGCCGCGGCCGCCGCGCAGAGCGGCGCGGCAccccactaccatcaccaccaccaccacgccgCGGGGCACCACCACCATCCGACGGCCGGCGCCCCGGGAGCCGCGGGCGGCGCGTCCGCCAATGCGAGCGGCGCGGGTGGCGCGGGCGGCGGTGGCCCGGCCAGCgccgggggcggcggcggcggaggcggcggcggggGCACGGCGGGGGCGGGGGGCGCCCTGCACCCGCACCATGCCTCGGGCGGCCTGCACTTCGACGACCGCTTCTCGGACGAGCAGTTGGTGACCATGTCGGTGCGCGAGCTGAACCGGCAGCTGCGCGGGGTCAGCAAGGAGGAGGTGATCCGACTGAAGCAGAAGAGGCGGACCCTGAAAAACCGCGGCTATGCCCAGTCCTGCCGCTTCAAGAGGGTGCAGCAGAGACACGTCCTGGAGTCGGAGAAGAACCAGCTGCTGCAGCAGGTAGACCACCTCAAGCAGGAGATCTCCAGGCTGGTGCGCGAAAGGGACGCCTACAAGGAGAAATACGAGAAGCTGGTGAGCAGCGGCTTCCGAGAAAACGGCTCGAGCAGCGACAACCCTTCCTCTCCCGAATTTTTCAT